A section of the Elizabethkingia anophelis R26 genome encodes:
- a CDS encoding DUF3108 domain-containing protein produces the protein MKLYPILLGISLFPFAAWGQKMVAPGSPDINTKYIKPEKSLYTVYYVKDNNWDKQGSLIYDVTSTGNELTLKSSYTPKDNSRVNVRTSVVDPRTLKSISYTGDEKKTKLNLNFGETITGNYYSKETKKDKKVNFRPSEAFIDFNWTDLMIGTLPLDVGYKARIPQFYYNDGSNVHVEYYTIKEVKSYSYNSPKTGKHATWLVTLLEESTNAIYNFVIDKKDRRLWQREMSMSKGMWEITVNEELDYQPIKNKFNKEQAIRQISNGNSVVIGTAFARSSSGKKLGGLVNTAKKQYAPKGTEILLFPNSAYYDEWLDVNKKIRKEKKVAEVPLDPDFGHSIKRTKIYDDEGHFEFADLMPGNYIIMTSFDFTNSYNYSYVSGYTNYYNYWGYAGSTTNYGTGRSSYTDKANIEKRITIDKDGEKKEVNLKEM, from the coding sequence ATGAAATTATACCCAATCCTTTTAGGGATCAGTCTGTTCCCTTTCGCTGCATGGGGCCAAAAAATGGTTGCTCCCGGCAGTCCGGACATTAATACAAAATACATTAAACCCGAAAAATCGCTTTACACTGTATATTATGTCAAAGATAACAATTGGGACAAACAGGGATCATTGATCTATGATGTCACCTCTACAGGCAATGAGCTGACCTTAAAAAGCTCCTACACACCCAAAGATAATTCCAGAGTCAATGTTCGGACAAGTGTTGTGGATCCCCGGACACTAAAATCTATCAGCTATACTGGTGATGAAAAGAAAACAAAACTAAATCTCAACTTTGGTGAGACCATCACAGGTAATTATTATTCCAAAGAAACAAAAAAAGATAAAAAGGTAAATTTTCGTCCTAGTGAAGCATTTATTGACTTCAACTGGACGGATCTGATGATCGGAACACTTCCTTTAGATGTTGGCTATAAAGCCCGGATCCCTCAATTTTATTATAATGATGGATCCAATGTACATGTGGAATATTACACCATTAAGGAAGTAAAAAGCTATAGTTACAATTCTCCGAAAACAGGTAAACATGCCACCTGGCTGGTTACCTTATTGGAAGAAAGCACCAATGCTATTTACAATTTTGTTATCGACAAAAAAGACCGAAGACTGTGGCAGCGTGAAATGTCCATGAGCAAAGGCATGTGGGAGATTACAGTCAACGAGGAACTGGACTATCAACCCATCAAAAATAAATTCAATAAGGAACAGGCCATTCGGCAGATCTCCAATGGCAACAGTGTAGTTATCGGCACCGCCTTTGCAAGGTCAAGTTCCGGCAAAAAATTGGGAGGTCTGGTGAACACGGCAAAAAAACAATATGCTCCAAAAGGGACAGAGATTCTGCTTTTCCCAAATTCTGCTTATTACGATGAATGGCTCGATGTCAATAAAAAAATCCGAAAAGAAAAGAAAGTTGCTGAAGTGCCATTGGATCCCGATTTTGGACATTCCATCAAGCGAACTAAAATCTATGACGATGAAGGACACTTTGAGTTTGCCGACCTAATGCCCGGTAACTATATCATTATGACCAGCTTCGATTTTACCAATTCATACAATTATTCGTATGTATCCGGTTATACAAACTATTACAACTATTGGGGTTATGCCGGTTCTACAACCAATTATGGTACTGGCAGATCCTCTTATACAGATAAAGCCAATATCGAAAAACGGATTACTATTGATAAGGATGGTGAAAAAAAAGAAGTGAATTTAAAGGAAATGTAG
- a CDS encoding DUF1826 domain-containing protein: protein MDNRFSDNNQVGVVSTFAELVNTDFQGNMNALCWNRSLEGDFEEIVSKLQLKENITEVSVDDLLALQLSEKGSAARDIILSDLQLLTDFGASASLNLLKYYERDDEFDFISTDVYSWHVDRSPVGTDTFLCTYYGVASDIIPNDQVVQKILIPEVRKKLKELYDGPESEFEDFLKENYFDLHYQSKPDAKPVNLGLGHLWRLAVDHPEQKVLPCVHRAPVENNGEYRLLLIC, encoded by the coding sequence ATGGACAACAGATTTTCCGATAACAATCAGGTTGGAGTAGTTTCTACATTTGCTGAATTGGTAAATACCGATTTTCAGGGAAATATGAATGCACTTTGCTGGAACAGAAGTTTAGAAGGAGATTTTGAAGAAATTGTGTCTAAGTTGCAATTAAAGGAAAATATTACCGAAGTTTCCGTAGATGATCTTTTAGCGTTGCAATTATCAGAAAAGGGGAGTGCTGCCAGAGATATTATCCTAAGCGATCTGCAGTTATTAACTGATTTTGGAGCATCAGCATCTCTTAATTTGCTGAAATATTATGAACGTGACGATGAGTTCGATTTTATTTCGACCGATGTCTATTCCTGGCATGTAGACCGTTCACCTGTGGGTACCGATACTTTTTTATGCACTTACTATGGTGTAGCTAGTGATATTATTCCAAATGATCAGGTTGTGCAAAAAATCCTGATTCCGGAAGTCCGGAAAAAGCTGAAAGAATTATATGATGGTCCTGAATCGGAATTTGAAGATTTTTTAAAGGAAAATTATTTTGATCTGCATTACCAATCTAAGCCAGATGCTAAGCCTGTTAATTTAGGATTGGGACATCTTTGGCGGTTAGCTGTAGACCATCCTGAGCAAAAAGTTCTGCCTTGTGTGCACAGGGCTCCTGTGGAAAATAATGGTGAGTATCGACTTTTGTTGATTTGCTGA
- a CDS encoding GLPGLI family protein, whose product MLRFALLFCAFIALSGQNTRFVYKHSYLKDSLKPETKTEDVAFLDVSPKGSFYYKYEEYKRDSVLQKFRKNNMFISPKTYYKTFIEKQYASPETDMYTELLDTYYKIKEERPLKWEVLQEKSVYEGYNVQKASTVFAGRKWTAWFTNEIPISDGPYKFRGLPGLILKISDEKQQHKMELVKTSDVFIMFEKPEPRYIEIPAKKYNKLYRDNVKDPLAWLRERGTDPDRINKVVVNGQEVNAKEFFKSGKMSFQKEENPIELVKE is encoded by the coding sequence ATGCTAAGGTTTGCTCTTTTATTTTGTGCTTTTATAGCATTATCAGGACAAAATACCCGTTTTGTTTATAAACATTCCTATTTAAAAGATTCGCTAAAACCGGAAACAAAAACGGAAGATGTTGCTTTTCTGGATGTTTCGCCAAAAGGATCTTTCTATTACAAGTACGAAGAATATAAGCGTGATTCCGTGCTGCAAAAATTCAGAAAAAATAATATGTTTATTTCTCCCAAAACATATTATAAAACTTTTATTGAAAAACAATACGCAAGCCCGGAAACCGATATGTATACAGAATTATTAGATACATATTATAAAATAAAAGAGGAAAGACCTTTGAAATGGGAGGTGCTTCAGGAGAAGTCGGTTTATGAAGGCTACAATGTTCAAAAAGCTTCCACTGTTTTTGCGGGACGCAAATGGACAGCATGGTTTACAAATGAAATACCAATTTCAGACGGACCTTATAAATTCCGGGGATTGCCGGGATTGATTCTGAAAATCTCTGATGAGAAACAACAGCATAAAATGGAGTTGGTAAAGACTTCTGATGTCTTTATTATGTTTGAAAAGCCAGAACCTCGGTATATAGAAATACCGGCTAAGAAGTATAATAAATTATATCGGGATAATGTAAAAGATCCCTTAGCATGGCTTAGAGAAAGGGGAACAGATCCTGACAGAATTAATAAAGTAGTTGTCAATGGTCAGGAAGTCAATGCAAAGGAATTTTTTAAAAGTGGTAAAATGAGTTTTCAAAAAGAAGAAAATCCCATTGAGCTGGTGAAGGAGTAG